One region of Mucilaginibacter gotjawali genomic DNA includes:
- a CDS encoding ATP-binding protein: MDTENLAAQLLIANQDKAKFEAELILANIELGFQNEEKLKRAAELTIANNALDLLNKEKTKRAAELIIADKEFIFQIAEKEKLAAELVIAYTQLDAQNREREKRAAELILANTELIFQNKEKEKRAAELIVANEELLLQNRLKEKLAEELIIANKELIFQNLEKEKRADELIIANKKLVFENQEKGKRAAELIIANIELDFQDEEKEKRAAELLIALKELGYQDEEKSKRAAELIIANRELLVQKLEKERRAVAEAKKDEFFNMVSHEFKTPLTNIKVIHQLLEKKTDKADKLYPFLANASNSIKRLEKLIADLLDVTKINSGQIDLNITAFYFADALTNSIANVELTANQHEIILENSVELLYSGDQFRIEQVLINLLNNAIKYSPDARQVIVNAKVAKGRIEVCVKDFGVGIAATDIDNLFQRFYRVSKTAIQFQGVGLGLYIASEIIKKHKGTFSIQSEPGKGSTFCFSLPLNQTL; encoded by the coding sequence ATGGATACAGAAAATTTAGCGGCGCAATTACTCATAGCCAACCAGGATAAGGCCAAGTTTGAAGCAGAGTTGATCCTGGCTAACATCGAGTTGGGTTTTCAGAATGAAGAAAAACTAAAGCGCGCCGCCGAACTGACCATCGCCAACAATGCACTGGACCTGCTCAATAAAGAAAAAACAAAGCGCGCTGCCGAACTCATTATCGCCGATAAGGAATTCATCTTCCAAATTGCCGAAAAAGAAAAACTTGCTGCCGAGCTGGTCATTGCCTATACCCAGTTGGATGCACAAAACCGGGAGCGGGAAAAGCGTGCTGCGGAGCTGATCTTAGCCAATACCGAACTCATCTTTCAAAATAAAGAAAAAGAGAAACGCGCGGCGGAGCTCATCGTCGCTAATGAAGAGTTATTATTGCAAAACCGGCTAAAAGAAAAACTGGCCGAAGAACTGATCATTGCCAATAAGGAGCTTATTTTTCAAAACCTGGAAAAGGAAAAACGGGCAGATGAGCTTATTATCGCTAATAAAAAACTGGTGTTTGAGAACCAGGAAAAAGGCAAGCGGGCCGCCGAACTGATCATTGCCAATATCGAACTGGACTTCCAGGACGAGGAAAAAGAAAAACGCGCCGCTGAACTCCTAATCGCATTGAAAGAACTGGGCTACCAGGACGAAGAGAAAAGCAAACGGGCCGCCGAACTAATTATCGCCAACCGGGAACTACTGGTGCAGAAACTCGAAAAGGAAAGGCGGGCTGTAGCTGAAGCCAAGAAAGATGAGTTTTTCAATATGGTCAGCCACGAGTTTAAAACACCTTTAACCAATATCAAAGTGATTCACCAACTGCTGGAAAAAAAAACGGACAAGGCGGACAAGTTATATCCGTTTCTGGCCAATGCAAGCAACAGCATCAAGCGGTTGGAAAAACTGATCGCCGACCTGCTGGATGTCACCAAAATCAATTCCGGCCAGATCGATCTCAATATTACGGCGTTTTACTTTGCTGATGCACTGACCAATAGCATCGCCAATGTAGAACTGACCGCTAATCAACATGAGATCATTCTCGAAAATTCAGTTGAATTACTGTATTCCGGTGACCAGTTCCGGATTGAGCAGGTATTAATCAACCTGCTGAACAATGCCATCAAATATTCGCCAGATGCCCGCCAGGTCATTGTTAATGCGAAAGTTGCTAAAGGTCGTATCGAAGTCTGTGTAAAAGATTTTGGTGTCGGCATCGCCGCAACAGACATCGACAACTTGTTTCAGCGCTTTTATCGCGTCAGCAAAACCGCCATCCAGTTCCAAGGTGTCGGCCTTGGTTTATATATCGCTTCGGAGATCATCAAAAAGCATAAAGGTACTTTTAGCATTCAAAGCGAACCTGGCAAAGGCAGCACCTTTTGTTTTAGCCTGCCTTTAAATCAAACCCTTTAA
- a CDS encoding DUF1223 domain-containing protein: MKSSRIFIAVACLGLTAIVAQAFTSIKSEKLTKAATPGKGFAVIELFTSEGCSSCPPADALVARVEKEVTDKPVYILAYHVDYWNRLGWKDVFSSPEYSARQNQYADWLNLSSVYTPQIVVNGRKEFVGSEEGTLRNAIKSDLEIAAKSELALNNIKVDGDKATIHYTTGAVNNSVLIVALVEKNATTKVQRGENGGRTLSHVQIVTQLKSIALNNSKDGTENLSLPHGFDPQKWELIGFVQNKANGEITGATKAEFPSVMNAQASN; this comes from the coding sequence ATGAAATCATCAAGAATATTTATAGCCGTTGCCTGCCTCGGATTGACAGCAATAGTGGCTCAGGCATTTACCTCTATTAAAAGCGAAAAATTAACCAAAGCGGCAACACCGGGAAAAGGTTTTGCAGTGATCGAACTGTTTACCTCTGAAGGCTGCTCCAGTTGTCCGCCCGCTGATGCGCTGGTGGCCCGTGTGGAAAAGGAAGTGACCGATAAACCGGTTTATATCCTGGCCTACCATGTAGATTACTGGAACCGCCTGGGATGGAAAGACGTTTTCAGCAGCCCGGAATATTCGGCCAGGCAAAACCAGTATGCTGATTGGCTGAACTTGTCATCGGTTTACACGCCGCAGATCGTGGTGAATGGCCGTAAAGAATTTGTGGGCTCTGAGGAAGGCACCTTGCGCAATGCGATCAAATCGGACCTGGAAATAGCGGCAAAGTCTGAACTGGCTTTGAATAATATTAAAGTCGATGGTGACAAGGCCACTATACACTATACTACCGGTGCAGTGAATAACTCCGTCCTGATTGTTGCCCTGGTTGAAAAGAACGCCACTACCAAAGTACAACGGGGTGAAAACGGCGGCCGTACCTTATCTCATGTACAAATAGTGACCCAGCTGAAAAGTATCGCCTTAAACAATTCCAAAGATGGGACAGAAAATCTAAGCTTGCCCCACGGTTTTGATCCGCAGAAATGGGAGCTGATCGGTTTTGTGCAAAATAAAGCAAATGGTGAGATCACAGGGGCTACAAAAGCTGAATTTCCATCAGTAATGAATGCTCAGGCATCCAATTAA
- a CDS encoding aminotransferase-like domain-containing protein: protein MIEQRQYRYEQVIQKIEETIQILQLKPGDKIPSVRKISTTLNVSTTTVFQAYSIMEDRGLITPRPRSGFVVSGKREGTSSSGKGIIPLPEFVNVYAMERIMMKNTRKYGVINFSILAPVNELLPIAKINKAMQAAIKEVAIDNYQYPFLEGHPRLLSQVALHSFEWNKRILPDDILITNGCLEAISLCLDTVTRRGDIVAVESPSYHAILQCLESRGLKALSISVDPATGLNIDELEVALMHNKVSACVFMPSCHNPTGASMPEENKIRLVKLLGERNIPLIEDDALGELYFGATRPLPAKAYDTYDNVLYCSSFSKTLPPGFRIGWVAAGKYQAEIEKHKFSNNISTNSLLQDAIGRYLEGGTYNAHLKKLRAAMKVQHIKYKEAILRHFPEIIKLSSPSGGFSFWIEFPEQLDITEMQKVALMKGISFCPGHIFSPSDRFKNYIRINSCPLFNAKIDSSLAIIGNLAKSMLLKD, encoded by the coding sequence ATGATAGAACAACGACAATACCGTTACGAACAGGTGATCCAAAAGATTGAAGAAACGATACAAATTCTTCAGCTTAAGCCTGGGGACAAAATCCCTTCGGTTCGTAAGATCAGCACTACATTAAACGTAAGCACGACTACCGTATTTCAAGCTTATTCCATAATGGAAGACCGCGGGCTGATCACCCCCCGGCCCAGGTCCGGATTCGTGGTCAGCGGTAAACGTGAAGGCACGTCCAGTTCCGGTAAAGGCATTATTCCGTTACCGGAATTTGTCAATGTTTACGCAATGGAGCGTATCATGATGAAAAATACCCGAAAATATGGCGTAATCAATTTCTCAATCCTTGCTCCTGTCAATGAGTTATTACCGATAGCGAAGATCAATAAGGCAATGCAGGCAGCCATAAAAGAGGTAGCGATTGACAATTACCAATATCCATTCCTGGAAGGACATCCGCGATTGCTGAGCCAGGTTGCCCTTCATTCTTTTGAATGGAATAAACGGATACTTCCTGACGACATACTGATTACCAACGGTTGCCTGGAAGCGATCAGCCTTTGCCTCGACACCGTGACCAGGCGCGGGGACATCGTGGCCGTGGAATCGCCGAGCTATCACGCGATCCTGCAATGTTTGGAAAGCAGAGGCCTGAAGGCCCTGTCTATCAGTGTAGATCCGGCCACCGGGCTGAATATTGATGAGCTGGAAGTAGCCCTGATGCATAACAAAGTGTCTGCCTGCGTTTTTATGCCTTCCTGCCATAACCCTACCGGCGCCTCGATGCCCGAGGAAAACAAAATACGTTTGGTGAAACTTCTCGGGGAACGGAATATCCCCTTAATCGAGGATGACGCTTTAGGTGAACTCTATTTTGGCGCTACCCGACCATTACCGGCCAAAGCCTACGACACCTATGATAATGTGCTTTACTGTTCATCCTTTTCAAAAACGCTGCCACCGGGCTTCCGCATCGGCTGGGTAGCTGCCGGCAAATATCAGGCAGAAATCGAAAAGCATAAGTTTTCCAATAATATATCCACCAACAGTCTTTTACAGGACGCTATTGGAAGATATCTCGAAGGCGGTACCTACAACGCTCATCTGAAAAAGCTGCGGGCTGCGATGAAAGTACAGCACATTAAATATAAAGAGGCCATATTGAGGCACTTTCCCGAAATTATCAAGCTTTCCAGCCCGTCCGGAGGATTTAGTTTCTGGATCGAATTTCCGGAGCAGCTTGATATCACGGAAATGCAAAAGGTGGCATTGATGAAAGGCATCAGCTTCTGCCCTGGGCATATTTTTTCTCCTTCGGACCGTTTCAAGAATTATATCCGGATTAACAGTTGTCCGCTATTTAACGCGAAGATCGACTCATCGCTGGCAATCATTGGCAATTTGGCCAAATCAATGTTATTGAAGGATTGA
- a CDS encoding redoxin domain-containing protein yields the protein MRNDIIPGARFPDYELSDHTAVRRKLSELQGPDPMIIVLSRGGFCPKDRRQNEGLVGLHREMEAGYCRLVTISTDNLTETNEYRSGVGAHWPFLSDAGRIVQKDLDIAEYTDSLHNPMIPHVIVLEPELFIHKIYDGYWFFGRPTMEDLRQDLREVTRKCRPDWDITTPEMKRAWQEGRKELFYPYGKTYVQTIRGQE from the coding sequence ATGAGAAACGACATCATACCCGGAGCCCGTTTTCCTGATTACGAGCTCTCCGACCATACCGCGGTACGGCGGAAATTATCCGAACTTCAAGGCCCGGACCCGATGATCATCGTGCTGAGCCGCGGCGGCTTTTGCCCAAAGGACCGGCGCCAGAACGAAGGACTAGTCGGCCTGCACCGGGAAATGGAAGCAGGCTATTGCCGGCTTGTCACTATCAGCACGGATAACCTCACGGAGACGAACGAGTACCGTAGTGGAGTTGGCGCTCACTGGCCCTTTCTTTCCGACGCGGGCCGCATTGTCCAGAAGGATCTTGACATCGCCGAATATACCGACTCGCTGCACAATCCAATGATCCCCCACGTTATTGTTCTTGAGCCGGAACTCTTCATCCACAAGATCTACGACGGGTACTGGTTCTTCGGAAGGCCGACGATGGAGGACTTGCGTCAGGATTTGCGCGAGGTCACCAGGAAATGCAGGCCGGATTGGGACATTACCACGCCTGAAATGAAACGCGCATGGCAGGAAGGCCGCAAGGAACTGTTCTATCCTTACGGCAAAACATACGTCCAAACGATCCGCGGGCAGGAATGA
- a CDS encoding alkene reductase, whose protein sequence is MDTQTSTGTDFRNAKLFTPVKLGRLELGHRVIMAPLTRLRTDMPGNIPNDLMASYYSQRATRGGLIISEATVVSSNGHGYFGAPGIHTDEQTKGWKKVTSAVHAKGGKMFSQLWHVGRQSHVDLQPGGGLPVGPSEVYHENFALTPNGWLPASQNRALTVPEIHAIIEDFRKGAENAMKAGFDGVELHAANSYLVDQFLQDISNKRTDEYGGTIENRARFLLEVVEAIASVWGGDRVGVRVSPSGTWGGMGDSNPAALFSHVAEQLNQFGLAYLHVVDPRIVNNVEKEEGYVAPVAAGQLSQIFKGPVLAAGGFTREDAENTLQKGDADAIVFGRFFIANPDLVERFKNGYELNAYDRETFYGGDEKGYTDYPFYEGQSAHLQTV, encoded by the coding sequence ATGGACACACAAACATCAACCGGAACTGACTTTCGCAACGCTAAACTTTTTACACCGGTAAAACTAGGCCGGTTAGAACTGGGTCACCGGGTAATCATGGCCCCGCTTACCAGGCTAAGAACAGATATGCCGGGTAATATCCCCAATGATCTGATGGCAAGCTATTACAGTCAAAGAGCAACCAGGGGTGGCTTGATCATATCAGAAGCGACCGTAGTGTCATCAAACGGACATGGTTATTTTGGAGCGCCGGGAATTCACACTGACGAACAAACTAAAGGTTGGAAGAAGGTAACCAGCGCGGTTCATGCAAAGGGCGGTAAAATGTTCTCGCAGCTTTGGCACGTAGGCCGTCAGTCACATGTGGATTTGCAACCCGGTGGTGGGCTGCCGGTAGGGCCTTCAGAGGTATATCATGAAAATTTTGCTTTGACGCCAAATGGATGGCTACCGGCTTCTCAAAACCGGGCCTTAACCGTACCGGAAATCCATGCAATCATCGAAGATTTCCGCAAAGGAGCAGAAAATGCAATGAAAGCAGGATTTGATGGCGTAGAACTCCATGCCGCGAACAGCTACCTGGTGGACCAATTCTTACAGGACATCTCCAACAAACGTACCGATGAATATGGCGGCACTATCGAAAACCGCGCACGCTTTTTACTGGAAGTAGTGGAGGCTATTGCATCAGTTTGGGGAGGCGACCGTGTAGGAGTTCGCGTATCTCCAAGTGGAACTTGGGGAGGTATGGGCGATTCTAATCCGGCTGCATTATTTAGCCACGTCGCTGAACAGCTGAATCAATTTGGCCTGGCTTATCTGCATGTAGTTGATCCCCGGATTGTGAACAACGTAGAAAAAGAAGAAGGATATGTGGCGCCGGTTGCTGCCGGACAATTAAGTCAAATCTTTAAAGGTCCAGTTTTGGCTGCCGGGGGATTTACCCGCGAAGATGCTGAAAACACGCTTCAAAAAGGGGATGCAGATGCCATCGTATTCGGCCGGTTCTTCATCGCCAATCCTGATCTCGTAGAAAGATTCAAAAACGGCTATGAGCTGAATGCCTATGATCGGGAAACATTTTACGGCGGCGATGAAAAAGGATATACCGATTATCCCTTTTACGAAGGCCAGTCTGCACACCTTCAGACTGTCTGA
- a CDS encoding pentapeptide MXKDX repeat protein: MKTLKLKSVVTGLMATAMMVCLTITTQANPVHGLPTDTGKMAKMDKMSKDKMSKDKMSKDKMSKDKMSDDKMSKDKMSKDKMSKDKMSDDKMSKGKMSKDKMSKDKMAKKDTASKM, from the coding sequence ATGAAAACTCTAAAATTAAAATCAGTAGTAACCGGCCTTATGGCTACCGCAATGATGGTTTGCTTAACTATCACTACACAGGCAAACCCAGTTCACGGCTTACCGACGGATACCGGCAAAATGGCAAAGATGGACAAGATGAGCAAGGACAAAATGTCAAAAGATAAAATGTCTAAAGACAAAATGAGCAAGGATAAAATGTCTGATGACAAGATGAGCAAAGACAAGATGAGCAAGGATAAAATGTCAAAAGATAAAATGTCTGATGACAAGATGAGCAAAGGCAAGATGAGCAAGGATAAAATGTCTAAGGACAAAATGGCCAAAAAAGATACCGCAAGTAAGATGTAA